Part of the Paenibacillus sp. YPG26 genome, TCTTTCAGAAAGCCTGGGATATTAAATTGAAGTGGGAAATTCAGACTTCTTCCAGGTACTAATATCAAGAGCTGCAAATTGGCTGCGGCAGGACGGGAGATCGCTTGCGATTCTCTCGTATTTGCCATTCGGCAAAAGCTGCTTGGCCTTCACATTATCAGCCAGGGAGAGGCTTAGAATCTGGATGACCATATTGCGGGCAGCTTCTTCATATACCGGGCACATAAGCTCAATCCGGCGGGTCAAATTCCGGGTCATCCAGTCCGCACTGGAGATCCAGACTTCGGGCTGGCCGCCATTCTCAAAGTAGTATATCCTTGAATGCTCCAGGAACCGGTCGACAATGCTTCTTACGGTAATGTGGTCGCTGAGACCCTCAACTCCGGGCCGCAGGCAGCATACACCGCGTATAATCAGATCAATCTGCACCCCGCTTTGTGAAGCAGAATATAGGGCGTCTATCATCTCCTGGCTCGACAGGGAGTTCATCTTGGCGATGATTCTCGCCGGTCTTCCGCTGCGGGCATGCTCCGACTCTCTCTCGAAGAGACGGATGAGCTTGTTCTGCATATTGTCAGGTGCAAGCGTCAGGGATTGCCAGTGATGCACGGCAGAGTATCCGGTAATTAGATTGAACAGCTCCGAGGCATCCTCGCCAATGGAAGGATGAGTGGTGAACATACCGATATCGGTGTAGAGTCTGGCGGTGATGTCATTGTAATTGCCTGTACCGACATGTACATATCTCTTAAGATCAGGACCTTCCTGACGAACGATAAGCAGAATCTTCGCATGGGTCTTGAGCCCCACAAGCCCATACACCACATGACAGCCTGCTTTCTCTAAAGTCCGGGCCCAAGCGATATTCCGCTCCTCATCGAACCTGGCCTTCAGCTCAACAACAACGGTAACCTGCTTCCCGGATTCGGCTGCGTCCGCCAAGGCGCGAATCAGCGGCGAGTTCCCGCTTACCCTGTAGAGCGTCATCTTGATGGCCATGACATGGGGATCTTCCGAAGCCTGGACAATGAAATCAGTCACGGCATCAAAGCATTCATACGGGTGGTACATCAGCACGTCCCGTTCCTTAAGCACCTCGAAGAAATCTTCATTCTCCTCGAATTCCTTCGGATAGGGCGGCTCATCCTGCGGGTAACGCAGCTTGGGGCTTCCTTGCACTGAACCGGTGAAATGACGAAGGAAGGTCAGGTCCAGCGGACCCTCAATCTCGAATACAGCATCTGTAATCTCAAATTCATCCTGAAGCAGCTCAAGTGCATAGGGATGAAAGCCTTTCTGAACCTCCAGGCGGACGGGAGCACCCCAGCGCCGCTTGCGCAGCTCCTTCTCAATTTCTTCAAGCAGATCCTCCGCGCCTTCCTCATCAATGGTCAGATCCGCATTACGGGTAACCCGGAATTCATGGACCGCAAGGGGAATATAACCGCTGAACAAGGTATGGATATGATGCTTGATCAGCTCCTCAATAAGAATAAAGGACTGCTTCTTGCTGTTCGAGTGCTGGGGAAGCGGCACGAACCGCGACAGATTGGAAGGGACCTGCACAACTGCGAAATAAGGCTCCTCTTCTGGATTGTCTCCATCCCGCTTCAAGACAACCGCCAAATATACGAACAGATTATGAACCAGTGGAAAAGGCCGGCTCTGATCTACCGCCATAGGTGTAAGTACCGGGAAGATAATGTCATGATAATAGTCTTCCATCGATTGGCGCTGTGCCTTGTTCAGATCTTCATATTTCAAGAGCTGTATATGCTCTTTGGTGAGCTGCCGCATGATATCGCGGTATGTACGGTACTGGGTGTGCACCATTTTGGAGATGCGGGAGACCAGGCGTTTGTACAGGCCGGCCGGAGTGTAGCCTGTAAAATCCTTTTTGGCATAACCCGCACGCATCTGATCCTGGATGCCTGCCACGCGGACACTCATGAATTCATCCAGATTGCTGGACACAATGGATAGGAACTTGGCCCGCTCAAGCAGAGGGGTTCCAGGGTCCTGGGCTTCCTGCAGCACGCGCCAATTGAACTCGATCCAGCTTAAGTCCCTGTTAAGATATCTTGAACCATCATCTTTATTATTAATATGTGTCATCTGTCCAACGACCTCCGCAAAATTACGCTAATAACCTTATTCCTACATTGTACTATTCTGCAACTGAGAAAAAAGCTGACTTTTGTAAAATCCATGTAAAATTTATTAAGGAATGTAAAGCGAAACGACCTCCAGAACTATTTTTTACCCAAAAAGTGAAAGCTTTGCCTCAAATATGGGTAAATAAATGATATAGCCCTTGCTATGTGCCGGTTGAGTATGTCCGAATCGCGGAATATTGAACCGGACGGTGGGCTGCCGAGAATATACAAGAGTGACCGGCGTGGCTTTAGGCTTCGCCAAACTTTGAGGAGGTCGTGGAGAATGAGTGCAGAACATAATGTGAAGCTTAATGCTGAGAAAAGAGCAGGATCAAGCGGCTCTTTGCGTCAATTAAGAGAGAAGGGGCGTATTCCGGGCGTGATCTATGGATCCCAAATCGGAAATATCTCCCTGCATGTGGATGCTAAGGACCTGCAGAAGGTGGCACGCACAGGCCGGTCAGAATTTTTTGAGCTTTCGATTGCGGGTGGTGACAGCTTTCCGGCCCTGATCAAGGATGTTCAGCAGCGGGGCGGGAAAGTGGTCCATGTTGACTTCCAGCATGTATCGAAGAATAAGCCGATCCGGGTGAAAGTGCCGATCCATTATATTGGTACTCCTGAAGGAACCAAGACAGGCGGCATTCTACAGACACAGGAGACCGAGCTTGAGGTCGAAGGTCTTCCGGATTCCCTCCCGGCAGGGATTGATATCGAGGTTACCGGACTTGGAACGGGAGACAAGCTGACGGCTGCGGATGTGAAGCTTCCGGCAGGGGTAACCCTGATTACCTCCGAGGATGCGCTCCTGGCCTCGATTGTTCTTCCGCGCGCAGCACTTGAAGCAACGCCGGAAGAAGGAGCCGATGCCGCAGCTGAGGGCGATGGAGCTGCTGAAGCGGCAGAGACAGACAATAAGAGTGATGAGGCCTAAGCTGGCCCAATCATATACTTGGTAATGGAAGGACCGGAGCGGAAGCGCTCCGGTCCTTTTTGGTGTTGGTGCTTGAGGGAAGTGACAAGTGCCTAATTCGCTGCATATGATATCGCAGACGAAAGCACCCAGGAAGGAGAGATCGGCTTGAAGAAAGGGAAAGTCACCAAACCGGTTAGAAGCAGACAGCTTAGTTACCGGGAAGAAAACCCCGAGTTCGATGAGATGGATCTGCTTGAGAAAGCCAGGGCCAGAAGCAAGATGGAGAAGCATAACGAGGTGCATTTGTCACAGGCCTTGGCGCCTGTGGAAGAGAAGCCCCATCCCCAGCCTCAGCCTCAGCATCAGCCTGTAGAAGACAAGGCTGTGCCCAAGGAGGAAGTTGTTAGTTCCAGTGTGGATACGAAGGTTCAAAGTCCGCCTCCTGTAAAGGAGCAGCCTCCTTCACAATCCGGGCGCACGGGGGAGTCCTGGGCAACGGTCCGCCATCCTGTCGTCTATACGGATGATATTTCGGATTCGGCAGTCACGGGGGAGAAGATAGCGCCTTACACGATAGATGCGACTAAGATCAAGTATGGCTCTATCGGTACCGCTTGGCTGGCCGACTATGCGGTAACCAGTCTGAATATTGCGGAAGGCGCGGTAACCGGGTCAAAGGTTGCCCCAAATTCATTAACAGGTGAGCACTTTATAGACAGCTCGATTCAAGGGCAAAAGATTGCGTATGGTACCCTTAGCGGAGAGAAAATCCAGGATGGAAGCATCTCGGCAGATAAGCTGGCGGACAAAGTAATCAGCGCTGATAAATTGGCAGATGGCTCGATCGGCAGCCGGCATTTAAGCGGAGGGCTGATTACAACAGAGCTTCTGCAGGACCAGGCAGTGACCTCCGAGAAGATCCGAAGCGGCTCGATTCAATCCATTAATCTGTCAAATGGAATTATTGATACTTCCAAGCTGAGCGAACGTTCTGTTACAGAGTCCAAGCTTCAAGATGGAGCGGTCACTGGCTCCAAGCTTGCGGAAGCTAGTATAGAAGCAAGGCATATTGCTCTGCACACGATCACCTCCGAACATTTGGCGTCAGGGATCAGTGCTAGCGGACTGCTCGCTCCCGGAAGTGTAGGGGCTTCAGAGCTGGAGGAGGAATCCGTGCTAGGCCGTCACATCAAGGAGCAGTCCATCGAATCCCGGCACATCGCGCCCGAATCCATATGCCGTAATCACTTTGCAGCGGGAAGTGTGGGGGAAGAGCAGATCGGCTCCGGGGAGATTGAAAGCCGTCATATCGCGGATCGAAGCATCATCTCTACGAAGCTGGCGGATCAGTCTGTCGGAACTGCGCA contains:
- the ppk1 gene encoding polyphosphate kinase 1, with translation MTHINNKDDGSRYLNRDLSWIEFNWRVLQEAQDPGTPLLERAKFLSIVSSNLDEFMSVRVAGIQDQMRAGYAKKDFTGYTPAGLYKRLVSRISKMVHTQYRTYRDIMRQLTKEHIQLLKYEDLNKAQRQSMEDYYHDIIFPVLTPMAVDQSRPFPLVHNLFVYLAVVLKRDGDNPEEEPYFAVVQVPSNLSRFVPLPQHSNSKKQSFILIEELIKHHIHTLFSGYIPLAVHEFRVTRNADLTIDEEGAEDLLEEIEKELRKRRWGAPVRLEVQKGFHPYALELLQDEFEITDAVFEIEGPLDLTFLRHFTGSVQGSPKLRYPQDEPPYPKEFEENEDFFEVLKERDVLMYHPYECFDAVTDFIVQASEDPHVMAIKMTLYRVSGNSPLIRALADAAESGKQVTVVVELKARFDEERNIAWARTLEKAGCHVVYGLVGLKTHAKILLIVRQEGPDLKRYVHVGTGNYNDITARLYTDIGMFTTHPSIGEDASELFNLITGYSAVHHWQSLTLAPDNMQNKLIRLFERESEHARSGRPARIIAKMNSLSSQEMIDALYSASQSGVQIDLIIRGVCCLRPGVEGLSDHITVRSIVDRFLEHSRIYYFENGGQPEVWISSADWMTRNLTRRIELMCPVYEEAARNMVIQILSLSLADNVKAKQLLPNGKYERIASDLPSCRSQFAALDISTWKKSEFPTSI
- a CDS encoding 50S ribosomal protein L25, with protein sequence MSAEHNVKLNAEKRAGSSGSLRQLREKGRIPGVIYGSQIGNISLHVDAKDLQKVARTGRSEFFELSIAGGDSFPALIKDVQQRGGKVVHVDFQHVSKNKPIRVKVPIHYIGTPEGTKTGGILQTQETELEVEGLPDSLPAGIDIEVTGLGTGDKLTAADVKLPAGVTLITSEDALLASIVLPRAALEATPEEGADAAAEGDGAAEAAETDNKSDEA